One window of the Yamadazyma tenuis chromosome 6, complete sequence genome contains the following:
- the PBP2 gene encoding PAB1 binding protein (COG:A; EggNog:ENOG503NYWM): MSSSTNSNVLKRKNEDSDSVSDDISKKRVALDGEQIDESLKQEVEAKTAPAIGSSNSSDEEEYDPSVPGLKSPPAVDVATESNESKQASEEPEEEHKSPEHSQPQRPSQPVSTTGDESPSVSHNPVSSVTYQREKEDPTVVSFRMYCPVKEAGLIVGKKGEQINHIRDRANVKVFVSDNIKGVPERIVTVRGSAENVAKAFGLAVRAILDEPEDEASSINSSSYDLRLLIPHPLVGYIIGKQGSKFREIEENSAAKLKAAETPLPYSTDRILLINGVSDAIHIAVYYVAQVVLEHKDALSKQKIVFYNPANYQPNSNPLSTLTGMSPPVNNNMNMNTMGNMGNMSNVGGMNNNMNALSALNSLSSMMMPNNNVMMNPMANAPMGNPTMGNAHMGNSPMANNSMGMQNPQSPYAASKQPYNFQMMFQPSNNPQQNYNSRQPINAPPQQAYTDELGNSMVGEVLTHPLVPSGSGDKYNQDVFVANNSIGSVIGKGGNNIKQIRETSGCTYVKIEPDRGDTMMLGGGRGRLNMRKLTLTGSLNSINTAIYLINQRINTDKERNLN, from the coding sequence ATGTCATCAAGCACCAACAGTAATGTATTGAAGCGGAAGAACGAGGACTCGGACTCTGTAAGTGATGATATCTCCAAGAAACGAGTCGCGTTGGACGGTGAACAGATTGACGAATCTTTAAAGCAAGAAGTGGAAGCAAAAACTGCTCCTGCTATAGGTTCGAGCAATTCttctgatgaagaagagtacGACCCCAGTGTACCGGGCCTCAAGTCTCCTCCCGCGGTGGATGTGGCCACGGAGTCGAACGAGTCTAAGCAGGCTTCGGAGGAGcctgaagaagaacacaAATCTCCAGAACATTCACAACCACAAAGACCATCCCAACCCGTATCAACAACCGGCGACGAATCACCCAGCGTGTCGCACAATCCCGTCTCGTCCGTGACGTACCAGCGAGAGAAAGAAGATCCCACTGTTGTGCTGTTCAGAATGTACTGTCCTGTAAAAGAAGCCGGGCTCATTGTGGGTAAGAAAGGTGAACAGATTAATCACATTCGAGACAGAGCGAATgtcaaggtgtttgtgaGTGACAACATCAAGGGTGTTCCCGAACGGATTGTGACCGTGAGAGGGTCTGCGGAAAACGTGGCCAAGGCCTTCGGATTGGCTGTCAGAGCCATTTTGGATGAGCCTGAAGATGAAGCTTCATCAATCAATAGCAGTCTGTACGACTTGAGACTATTAATTCCTCATCCTCTCGTGGGATACATCATCGGTAAGCAAGGAAGCAAGTTCAGagagattgaagagaattcggctgcaaaattaAAGGCAGCAGAAACTCCATTACCTTATTCTACTGACCGGATCTTATTAATAAATGGGGTTAGTGATGCCATTCACATCGCCGTATACTACGTGGCACAGGTGGTTCTTGAACATAAGGATGCTTTGCTGAAACAGAAAATTGTATTTTACAATCCGGCAAACTACCAACCTAACTCCAATCCCCTAAGCACATTAACAGGAATGAGTCCTCCTGTTAATAACAACATGAACATGAATACCATGGGAAATATGGGTAACATGAGTAACGTGGGTGGgatgaacaacaacatgaaTGCCTTGAGTGCTTTGAACAGCTTGAGTAGTATGATGATGCCAAATAACAATGTCATGATGAACCCCATGGCCAATGCTCCTATGGGCAACCCGACAATGGGAAATGCTCATATGGGGAACTCTCCAATGGCCAACAACTCTATGGGGATGCAGAATCCTCAAAGTCCTTATGCTGCTTCCAAGCAGCCATATAATTTTCAAATGATGTTTCAACCATCCAATAACCCCCAACAAAACTATAACTCCAGACAACCCATCAACGCTCCCCCACAACAAGCCTATACCGATGAACTCGGTAACTCCATGGTCGGTGAAGTGTTGACGCATCCTCTAGTACCAAGTGGTTCAGGTGACAAATATAACCAAGATGTGTTTGTAGCAAACAATAGTATTGGATCTGTTATTGGAAAAGGAGGAAACAACATTAAACAAATACGGGAAACCTCTGGATGTACATATGTGAAGATTGAGCCCGATAGAGGAGATACCATGATGcttggaggaggaagaggtCGTTTGAATATGAGAAAGTTGACCTTGACCGGGTCCTTAAACTCTATCAACACAGCCATATATTTGATCAACCAAAGAATCAATACCGATAAGGAAAGAAACTTGAACTAG
- the ZRT2 gene encoding low-affinity Zn(2+) transporter zrt2 (EggNog:ENOG503NURW; COG:P) produces the protein MDSVTELLKRETCATDSDYNGEYMGARISAVFVILVTSTLGALIPVISTKTSVSFLKMPSWLFFGAKYFGTGVIVATAFIHLLQPANENLSNDCLSATFRVYPWAFGIALLSLFSLFFFELLAFNYINKKLESTNGVPHSHSHFGELGKKESDIEDEEEEHENSTPVVSASKGLYPDHFSHAAEHQDPENLDTPLQQMDKEQYYGQLVSTIVLEFGIVFHSVFVGLTLAVSGDEFKTLYVVIVFHQTFEGLGLGTRIAGTRWPKGKEYLPYLFIIAYGLTTPIAIAIGLGVRQSYAPNSQTALIVNGVFDSVSAGILIYTGIVELMAHEFLYSDQFKGPGSFKRMVAAYIVVVFGAGLMALLGRWA, from the coding sequence ATGGATTCGGTAACAGAATTATTGAAACGGGAAACCTGTGCTACAGACAGTGACTACAATGGTGAGTACATGGGTGCCAGAATCTCGGCAGTTTTTGTTATTTTGGTAACTTCCACCCTAGGGGCATTGATTCCAGtgatttccaccaagaCATCCGTatccttcttgaaaatgcCCTCGTGGCTTTTCTTCGGGGCCAAGTATTTTGGTACCGGGGTCATTGTGGCTACTGCTTTTattcaccttcttcaacctgCCAATGAAAACTTATCTAACGACTGCCTCAGTGCCACTTTCCGAGTATATCCTTGGGCTTTTGGGATCGCCTTGTTGTCCTTGTTCTCGttattcttctttgagTTGTTGGCATTCAACTATATCAACAAAAAACTCGAAAGTACTAATGGGGTACCACACAGCCATTCTCACTTCggagaacttggaaagaaagAGAGCGATATTGAAGACGAGGAGGAAGAACACGAAAACAGCACCCCTGTTGTGTCCGCTTCCAAGGGTCTCTACCCAGATCACTTTTCCCATGCTGCCGAACACCAAGACCCTGAGAACTTGGACACTCCCTTGCAACAAATGGACAAAGAACAATACTACGGTCAATTGGTCAGTACCATTGTGTTGGAATTCGGGATTGTGTTCCACTCGGTTTTCGTGGGGTTGACGTTGGCGGTTTCTGGTGATGAGTTCAAGACTCTTTACGTGGTGATTGTGTTTCATCAAACCTTTGAAGGGTTGGGATTGGGAACTCGTATAGCCGGTACCAGGTGGCCCAAAGGTAAAGAATACTTGCCGTACTTGTTTATAATTGCCTATGGTTTAACCACACCTATCGCCATAGcaattggacttggtgtCAGGCAATCATATGCCCCCAATTCCCAAACCGCACTTATTGTCAATGGAGTGTTCGACTCGGTTTCTGCTGGTATTCTTATATACACCGGTATTGTTGAGTTGATGGCTCACGAGTTTTTGTACTCGGATCAGTTCAAAGGACCTGGAAGCTTCAAGCGCATGGTTGCTGCTTATATTGTCGTTGTGTTCGGAGCTGGACTTATGGCATTGTTAGGGAGATGGGCTTAG
- a CDS encoding uncharacterized protein (EggNog:ENOG503PVFD) has translation MFGQSTMSDKEEEPVIELEEGELSKEERLEAARKRYEELKKKKKGKKKGKKEKKDKSEDSPVPEDNDEPETEAVDTEAVATEAAATETVDTEASIETETPVDPEAVDTESVETKKPVESESANTPEIAPTTSDVTNPPVPSADASSPSEIASLKDTIFKHEKTIKKLRDENTDLKLEKMDMKDKISELQATIETLKTGNGASQHQPPVRKLEPAKPIITTNKYASASKQDLNDFSNLSDFRERLMVWKHWQVDMTSWNSVYATEKVTL, from the coding sequence ATGTTTGGTCAATCAACCATGAgtgacaaagaagaagaacccgTGATTGAATTAGAAGAAGGCGAATTGAGCAAGGAGGAAAGACTCGAGGCTGCTCGCAAGCGATAcgaggagttgaagaagaaaaagaaggggaagaagaaggggaagaaggagaagaaagataAGTCTGAAGACAGTCCAGTGCCAGAGGATAATGATGAACCTGAGACAGAGGCAGTTGACACAGAAGCTGTTGCCACAGAAGCAGCTGCCACAGAGACAGTTGACACAGAAGCATCCATTGAAACAGAAACACCTGTTGACCCAGAAGCCGTTGATACCGAATCAGTTGAAACCAAGAAACCTGTTGAGCTGGAATCCGCAAACACCCCAGAAATAGCCCCTACTACCCTGGATGTCACCAACCCCCCGGTTCCCTCCGCTGATGCTAGCTCCCCCAGCGAAATCGCCTCGCTCAAAGacaccatcttcaagcacGAAAAAACTATCAAAAAACTAAGAGACGAAAACACCGACTTAAAACTCGAGAAAATGGACATGAAAGACAAGATCTCCGAACTCCAGGCCACCATCGAAACTCTCAAGACCGGAAACGGTGCTTCGCAACACCAACCTCCTGTCAGAAAATTGGAACCAGCCAAacccatcatcaccaccaacaaataCGCTTCAGCTTCCAAACAAGATCTCAAtgacttctccaatttgAGTGATTTCAGAGAAAGACTCATGGTCTGGAAACATTGGCAAGTCGATATGACCAGCTGGAACAGTGTCTATGCTACCGAAAAGGTGACACTTTAA
- a CDS encoding uncharacterized protein (COG:G; EggNog:ENOG503NWXD), which translates to MAVIEIEAPKEANSLNCPLDGNQESTASFEKTELHPHAVVKKRGGISEGASEVTLDMMFSAETNPEDFPDGGRDAYLTLFGAFMGLVIDFGIANSLGAIESYVSSHQLSNVKDTSVSWVFTIHLGVMYLGGVVFGECFDKFGARKLLIASTVFMAGGLFCTAESTKLSHFILSFGITTAIGTSLGMVPLIGVLSHWFLRKRAFACSVATIGGLVGSSVFAVMLQKLYKEVGFKWAIRVMGFMCIGCMGIAIALIKERKPKKELSDAIDDILDVQPKNKSTLVTVAHFFREALDLSIVKDARFVCLNLAVFFAEIISISSLTYLTSYGLDHSISESNSYLLITLVNVCGIPSRLLSGVLADMYGRFNVMIVMSILTTVVIFGVWLPAEGHLPILFTFAVLFGVSTSATISLIPACTSQICSAERFGKVYGTLYFFLAFLTIIGMYLTSVVLGNRTLVDYRNFVLYEGGYAVAAVVFWVAARYFSVGFRWCKF; encoded by the coding sequence ATGGCAGTAATAGAAATAGAAGCACCCAAAGAAGCAAATTCCCTTAACTGCCCTCTCGATGGCAACCAAGAAAGCACAGCATCATTTGAGAAAACCGAACTTCATCCTCATGCGGTGGTCAAAAAAAGAGGTGGCATTTCCGAAGGCGCTTCCGAAGTTACCCTAGATATGATGTTCAGTGCAGAAACAAACCCAGAAGACTTCCCTGATGGTGGCCGAGATGCCTACTTGACGCTTTTCGGAGCATTCATGGGCTTGGTGATTGACTTTGGTATTGCCAACTCGTTGGGTGCCATTGAATCGTATGTGTCGTCTCACCAGTTGCTGAACGTTAAAGATACCAGTGTTTCGTGGGTGTTCACGATTCACTTGGGAGTGATGTACTTGGGCGGAGTGGTCTTTGGTGAGTGCTTCGACAAGTTTGGCGCCAGAAAGTTGCTTATTGCCTCCACCGTTTTCATGGCTGGAGGTCTCTTTTGTACGGCAGAGAGCACCAAATTGAGTCACTTTATATTGAGTTTTGGCATCACCACTGCCATTGGCACATCTTTGGGAATGGTGCCATTGATAGGGGTGTTGTCACATTGGTTTTTGAGGAAAAGAGCGTTTGCCTGTTCGGTTGCAACTATTGGAGGTCTTGTAGGCAGCTCGGTATTTGCGGTTATGCTTCAGAAATTGTACAAAGAGGTTGGATTTAAATGGGCCATCCGGGTGATGGGGTTCATGTGCATTGGGTGTATGGGTATTGCTATTGCGctcatcaaagaaagaaagcCCAAGAAAGAGTTACTGGATGCTATTGACGATATACTTGATGTCCAACCCAAAAATAAAAGTACCTTGGTGACAGTGGCTCACTTCTTCCGAGAGGCATTGGACTTGAGCATAGTCAAGGATGCACGGTTTGTgtgtttgaacttggcgGTCTTTTTCGCCGAGATCATCTCGATATCGTCCTTGACATACTTAACCTCGTACGGGTTGGATCACCTGATCAGTGAGTCCAACTCGTACCTACTCATCACGTTGGTCAATGTGTGTGGGATCCCATCCCGGCTTCTTAGTGGGGTACTAGCTGATATGTACGGTCGGTTCAATGTGATGATAGTTATGTCGATTTTGACTACTGTGGTGATCTTCGGTGTGTGGTTACCAGCCGAAGGGCATTTGCCAATCCTTTTCACATTCGCCGTGCTTTTTGGGGTAAGCACTTCGGCAACCATCTCCTTAATTCCTGCTTGTACGTCACAGATTTGCAGTGCTGAACGTTTTGGTAAAGTTTACGGCACATTGTACTTTTTTTTGGCGTTCCTAACGATCATCGGCATGTATTTAACTTCGGTGGTTTTGGGAAATAGAACCTTGGTAGACTATAGGAATTTTGTGCTTTATGAGGGTGGTTATGCGGTAGCTGCGGTAGTGTTTTGGGTGGCAGCCCGGTACTTTTCGGTGGGGTTCCGGTGGTGTAAGTTTTAA
- a CDS encoding uncharacterized protein (BUSCO:EOG092650I8; COG:J; EggNog:ENOG503P1ZM), with product MSLVHLANFSAHIKNCTRLNISSTSVPFTRLHLQLSFLLYKEGFISSVQRGSNAGPDKTPAEVTPDNISSRRLWIGLKYRDNLSVIRNFSLVSKPNRKVHFTSTEIKALASGIPVGIVRPLQPAECMFIQTDESEILEVQEAAKKNLGGTVLCRVR from the coding sequence ATGTCGTTAGTTcacttggccaacttcaGTGCCCACATAAAGAACTGTACTCGGTTGAACATCTCGTCCACGTCGGTTCCTTTCACCCGCTTGCACTTGCAATTATCCTTTTTGTTGTACAAAGAGGGCTTCATATCGTCTGTGCAAAGAGGATCCAATGCCGGCCCCGACAAGACACCAGCAGAAGTCACACCAGATAACATTTCCAGCAGGAGGTTATGGATTGGATTGAAGTACAGAGACAACTTGTCGGTGATAAGAAACTTTTCGTTGGTTCTGAAGCCCAACAGAAAGGTTCACTTCACATCCACAGAAATAAAAGCGTTGGCTTCAGGTATACCGGTGGGGATTGTTCGTCCTTTGCAACCGGCAGAATGTATGTTTATCCAAACTGACGAAAGCGAAATCTTGGAAGTGCAAGAGGCCGCcaaaaagaacttgggGGGAACGGTGTTGTGTCGAGTCAGGTAG
- the SNF4 gene encoding AMP-activated serine/threonine-protein kinase regulatory subunit (COG:C; EggNog:ENOG503NXN4; BUSCO:EOG0926374A), protein MTDVNSSNIAPAPSGVSPSDYISSLTTEQIDHDQKLGIKAIRLFLQSKTSYDVLPVSYRLVVLETSLLVKKSLNILLQNNIVSAPVWNNKTSRFAGLLSSSDFINVIQYYFQFPDKVDLVDQLTLNGLRDIEQALGVDQIETISIHPFKSLYEACVKMLESRSRRIPLIDEDEKTHREIVVSVLTQYRILKFVALNCKETKMLLKPIKDIKSLNLSKNLSTSTMDTPVIDVIHMLSKNSVSSIPVVDDTGKLINVYEAYDVLTLVKGGIYTDLDLTVGDALLRRAEDFEGVHTCTGNDRLSTIMDTIRKSRLHRLFVVDDESRLLSVITLSDILNYVLFGDD, encoded by the coding sequence ATGACAGACGTCAATAGCTCCAACATCGCTCCAGCTCCATCAGGTGTATCACCCAGTGACTACATCAGCTCGTTGACAACAGAACAGATTGATCATGACCAGAAATTGGGTATAAAAGCCATCCGGCTCTTTTTACAGAGCAAAACATCCTACGACGTCTTACCAGTATCTTATCGGTTGGTGGTATTAGAAACATCCCTTCTTGTGAAGAAATCATTAAACATCTTGTTACAGAACAACATTGTCTCGGCTCCTGTTTGGAACAACAAAACGTCTCGGTTTGCCGGGTTATTATCGTCATCagatttcatcaatgtaATTCAGTACTACTTTCAATTCCCAGATAAAGTGGATCTTGTGGACCAGTTGACATTGAACGGATTACGTGATATCGAACAGGCCTTGGGCGTGGACCAAATCGAAACCATATCGATCCATCCATTCAAGTCGTTGTATGAAGCGTGTGTCAAGATGTTGGAGTCTCGTTCTCGGAGAATTCCTTTGATAGATGAGGACGAAAAGACCCATAGAGAAATCGTGGTGTCGGTGTTAACCCAGTACagaatcttgaagtttgtggcCTTGAATTGTAAGGAAACCAAGATGCTCTTGAAGCCCATTAAAGATatcaagtcgttgaacttgtcgAAGAATCTTTCCACAAGCACCATGGATACCCCTGTGATTGACGTGATTCACATGTTGTCGAAGAACTCGGTGTCGTCGATCCCGGTGGTTGACGACACTGGgaagttgatcaatgtATATGAAGCATACGACGTGTTGACATTGGTTAAAGGTGGAATCTACACCGATTTGGACTTGACGGTTGGCGATGCGTTATTGAGAAGAGCAGAAGACTTTGAAGGGGTCCATACGTGTACTGGCAATGACCGGTTGAGCACCATCATGGACACGATTCGGAAGTCCAGATTACATCGTTTATTTGTGGTGGATGACGAAAGTAGGTTACTTTCTGTCATCACCTTGAGTGACATTTTGAACTATGttttgtttggtgatgattaA
- the OPT8 gene encoding OPT superfamily (COG:S; EggNog:ENOG503NVY1), whose translation MMSLPSALLGFAIFKLSPFSNDFTDVENVYVQSIAVAVGTGPLAYGLIGIIPAMEHFLTSDESGLGRTLHFSTTDLIVWSLGLGFFGVFFAIPLRKQVIVKEKLPFPSGNATGILISVLHGTSLLEEEFKSDAPDVESNEPEEQNQVSLAANDANYKSNIRSLSITFVASAVYTIVSFFIPILKSLPVFGSYASEAFLWNLQPSPAYIGQGIIMGLPTVSYMLFGAILGWGVLSPLAKYQGWAPGEVDDWKTGSQGWIMWISLSIMISDSLVSFMVMAARSVSRLVGSARRAHSQYQPLLGDRGGDGDNASVATSYDTGLDPRHLVSDKASFVGIAVSSIICAISLKFIFGQLVPLYTILIAVVMALFFSILAVRALGETDLNPVSGIGKLSQLIFAVIVPSNHPSKILINLMAGGIAEAGAQQAGDLMQDLKAGHLLGASPKAQTIAQLTGTVYSIFLSSIMYKVYNSVYEIPSKMFRIPTAVIWIDCARLVTGEGLPPNAWVFSLVFGVIFGVISLLKNIIPKESKNHKYLFYLPSGVAVGIGIYNTPNFTLARFIGGLVTYIQMKKTGSSNQRVHMIILSSGLVLGEGLFSCFTMLLTSLGVKPL comes from the coding sequence ATGATGTCGCTACCGTCTGCGCTTCTTGGGTTtgccatcttcaagttatcaCCATTTTCCAACGACTTTACCGACGTGGAAAACGTCTACGTCCAGAGCATTGCCGTGGCGGTGGGTACCGGTCCGTTGGCGTACGGTTTGATTGGGATAATCCCAGCAATGGAACATTTTTTAACCAGTGATGAATCTGGGCTCGGAAGGACATTACATTTTTCTACCACTGACTTGATAGTTTGGTCATTGGGACTTGGATTTTTCGGGGTTTTTTTCGCCATCCCTTTGAGGAAACAGGTCATAGTCAAGGAGAAGTTACCGTTTCCATCGGGGAATGCCACGGGGATTTTGATCTCGGTTTTACATGGTACCTCGCTTTTAGAGGAAGAATTTAAGTCGGATGCTCCAGACGTGGAATCCAATGAGCCTGAGGAGCAAAACCAAGTATCGTTGGCCGCTAACGATGCCAACTACAAGTCCAACATCAGGTCCTTGTCCATAACTTTTGTGGCATCTGCTGTGTACACTATAGTATCATTTTTCATTCccattttgaagagcttgCCGGTGTTTGGAAGCTATGCTTCAGAAGCATTCTTATGGAATCTCCAGCCTTCGCCAGCATATATTGGTCAGGGTATCATCATGGGATTGCCCACGGTGTCGTATATGCTTTTCGGCGCCATTCTAGGATGGGGAGTATTGTCTcccttggccaagtatCAAGGGTGGGCTCCCGGTGAAGTTGACGACTGGAAAACCGGCAGCCAAGGATGGATAATGTGGATCAGTTTGAGTATAATGATCAGTGATTCGCTTGTGTCGTTTATGGTGATGGCGGCAAGGTCTGTGTCGAGGTTGGTAGGAAGTGCCCGAAGAGCCCATTCGCAGTACCAACCGTTATTGGGCGAtcgtggtggtgatggtgacaATGCCAGTGTGGCCACTTCATACGACACGGGGTTGGATCCCAGGCACTTGGTGAGTGATAAGGCCAGTTTTGTTGGAATCGCCGTGTCCTCGATTATTTGTGCCATTTCCTTGAAGTTTATCTTTGGACAACTTGTGCCATTGTACACCATTTTAATTGCGGTGGTGATGGCGTTATTCTTCTCGATATTGGCGGTTCGAGCTTTGGGAGAAACCGATTTGAACCCAGTTAGTGGAATAGGTAAGCTTTCTCAGTTGATATTTGCAGTCATCGTACCTTCCAATCATCCatccaagatcttgattaACCTCATGGCTGGGGGTATTGCTGAGGCTGGTGCCCAACAGGCAGGGGATTTGATGCAAGACCTTAAAGCTGGCCATTTGTTGGGAGCTTCTCCTAAAGCCCAAACCATTGCCCAGTTGACTGGAACTGTCTACTCAATTTTCCTTAGTAGCATCATGTACAAAGTGTACAATTCGGTGTATGAGATTCCAAGCAAGATGTTTAGAATCCCTACGGCAGTGATCTGGATAGACTGTGCCAGGTTGGTCACTGGTGAAGGTCTTCCTCCGAATGCATGGGTGTTTTCATTGGTTTTTGGTGTCATTTTTGGTGTCATTtcgttgttgaaaaatatcATTCCAAAAGAGAGCAAAAACCACAAATATTTATTTTACTTGCCTAGTGGGGTTGCAGTAGGTATTGGGATATATAATACGCCAAACTTTACGCTTGCCCGGTTTATTGGAGGGCTTGTTACATATATTCAGATGAAAAAGACAGGTTCAAGCAATCAACGGGTTCATATGATTATACTTAGCAGTGGGTTGGTGTTGGGTGAAGGACTTTTCAGTTGTTTCACGATGCTTCTCACCAGCTTGGGAGTGAAACCACTTTAG